The region tcttCAACGTTCTTATGAATGGAAGTAGAGGGGCAGGTGCCAATCACTTCACTCTcgtgaccagtgacaggattTGAAGAAAAGGCATGGAGCTGAGTCAtggaggtttaggttgggtatcagggaaaggtttttcacccaaaGAGCAGTTGAGCACTGGTACAGGCTCCCCAGGACAGTGGTCACAGCGCCAAGCACctgagttcaagaagtgtttgaacaGTTTGCAGGCACATCATGGGATCCTTGgcatgtcctgtgcagggccaggagtcaGACTTGATGATTGTgatgggtctcttccaactaAGCAAATGctattattctatgattctgatACATACAGGACTTTGGACCACTGCACAGAGTAGCTGTACCCACATAGATGAGGCTTTCTTCACTAATTTTGCCCCTGGAAACAGGGTTTCTAGGACTTCCAATTTCTTCATCTGTCCTCAGGAAAATCCTCTCTTGCTTCCtattccttctgtttttttaaagcatccaACAAAGTACTTGCCTGAAGAGCTATCAGCAAGAGTGTTGACAGCTGAGGAGGATACCTGAATGCACTCAGGGAGATTTTAACTGAGGTTTTTTATACAGACATGAAGGTCAGCCAGCAAAAATGTAAAGTGAGATTCTCTGGGCCATAGGCAATTGTGCTCCAGGAGACTAGGGCTGCTTCAGTAATGTGTTAGAAGGCTTGCCTCTGAGGTTTGGCATGCAAGCCAAATGGATAACACAACCCATTTTTTTTAAGTAGCCACATATAGCACAGACTCTGAATTAATTCTTGACAAACTGTTGGAAACAAGTAGTAGTCTCACAGATTGCCACAAACAACTTACATGcaccagattattttttaattacaggcaaattaatgaattaatattCCTTAGCCTATCCTCTTGTCTCTTTCCACACAGGTGGGTTTTTGCCTCTTCCAGGTGCCTGGGATCAGAGCCACTCTTCATGGTTTTGTCACTATTTCAACCAGTTCATGAAATAATCCGAGATATTTAAGGGTCATCTAACCCAGTGGGCCttgaaacacatttttctaAGCACTCTATCTTTGCCAAACATATTTACCTTGCTATTATTAAACTGCTCTAGTGAGTGTCAGCACAGGCAGCCAGCAGTCAGGAGAGCCACAAACCCATGGCTAAAGAGTAATTTATTTCCCTTCCTTTGCTAACTGGGGAATTCCCACAGCAAACCCTTAGCAGATGCATACAAGGGAAGACATAGGCGCCATTAAACTGGGGACATGCCAGAGGATCATTGGAGTGTTCACCTCTGTTTAGTAAGGATTATTTCCAGCTTCGTGTTTACAATCCTCCTCTACAGACAGTCATCTGCTTTTAACCCATTTGTTCCAACACAGTCGCTAGCTGGCAGTTCCAATTATCACGTTGCTTTTTGTCCACCGAATTCCaacacagaacacacagatCTGTTAAAACATACCATGGTTTATCTGAATGGAATGTGGGAGGTATTTCAAAAAGGACCGTGTGAACGTAGATCAACTGTATGAACTTCAGGTACTAGGAAGGTTTGTGTAATAAATAACTTTAATTTGTTCTTCAAGAAACTGCACAGAACTTGCTTGGTAACGTCCTTGTCGTGATTTATGTAGTGGATTCTCAGGATGAGCGGATACTGCAGCGCTGATCCACTCCCAGAAGCACGGGACAAGCGCAGGAGACCCGGCTGCAATAGTggcaaaacagaagcagaaccGATTTGAATGACTCCCTATTTTTCTCATGCAGAGAGAGCTTTCTAGGAAGACCTGCAGCTACATCCCAGGATCCACCTCCCAGCTTTTTGTAAGCACCCTCCTGGTCcactccctgcagccccagccggCCCGAAGCCGGCTGTGACCCGGGAGTACCGAACGAGCCCGGaagggcccggcccggcccggcccggcccggccccgctcccctcgCACGCCCACGGTCAGCGGACAGGAAGCGGAAGCGCGCAGCGCCTCGGTGGCGGCGATGCCGCTCGCGTGGGCCCAGCCGCGTCTTTCCGGTTCCGCTGCAGCGGCGCGGGCGGCGAGTGACGGGTCCCGGGTCCTTCCGCGGCGCCGAgggcggcgcggccccgcccggcccatGGACCGGCACAAAGTGAAGCGGCAGCGTCTGGACCGGATCTGTGAAGGTGAGGCGGGGCGGGCGCCTCTCGGCAGCTGCGGCAGCAGCGGGCGGTGGGCAGCGGCACCTGCCCCCACGGGGACCCGCTGCGCGCTTGTGGAGCTGAGCGTCCGCCTGGCCGGGGGCGAGCAGGGCCTCGCCGCACGCGGAGGCGCTGCCTACGGCCTTCTGGGAAGGGCCGGATGCTATTGACTGTCGGAGGTTCTGTGGACGTACAAGTTCTGCTCACTTAAGGGGGAAATATTATCTGGGCatgctgggatggagggagggcCGGTCACTGGGGAGGAGGTATGAAGCGACTTTGTCACTCGTTTCAGGAGCCAGGAGTAAGACGGCATGCTGCTGAGCAGATCACCTCTCATATATTATTATTGATAAtgcatgctttattttccttcatgtAAGTGGTGGTTGTGCTTTTTTTCTCAGTGtcttttccctgtgttttgtcttcatgtgttttgctttgcctAATCTGTTCCTAAATGCTATTAGCTACTTGTTGGACTAGCAGATGAGGGTTCCAGAATTCTTGTCTGTTATGTAATCACTCCTGCTCACTTTCTTAATAGGCATACGGCCTCCTATTGTGAATGGCCCAATGCCAGCACGGCCACTGGTTGCACTCCTGGATGGACGAGATTGCACTGTGGAGATGCCCATCTTGAAGGACGTTGCTACAGTGGCATTTTGTGATGCTCAGTCAACTCAGGAAATCCATGAAAAGGTGGGTAAGAAGATGTGCAAGATTCAGAAGTAGAGCTTTGCCTCTTAGTTAATCAAACCAGATATTGATTTGGACTGGTTTTTGTTATAGGTGCTGAATGAGGCAGTGGGAGCTCTGATGTACCACACCATTACCCTTTCTCGTCAGGATCTGGAGAAATTCAAAGCCCTCAGGGTCATTGTGCGTATTGGCAGTGGCTATGACAATGTTGACATCAAATCCGCTGCAGAACTAGGTATGATGACACTGTTAGGTGTCTGTTGTGATCAGAACTGAATGTGAAATTGAACACTGAACatctttttgtgctttttgagTTGACTGCGTTTAAAAACTTCTATGTACAAAGATTTGGAGCTGCTCAGTATCAGGTATCTTTAGGAAGCTGACCAATAGAGGGGCTGATAGGGGCTTAAAAGAAACATTCTCAGTTTTCAGATTGCTCTGCTATTGATGTTGGTgtctttgttgttgtttgggatTCAAGAATCTGAATATGATGTCTAGCTAACTTTTAGTGAGGTGACTTTGGTCTTTTTGTGACACCTGAGCAAACTGCTGTCTGAAAAAAGCTGCTTGCAAATGCTGATGCCAGATAAACTCATTGTAAATGCTTCATGagttttttccttaattttgcATATGCAAATAGATTCTGATATAAAACTTTATTAGTTATCCCTTTGGAATCCTAGGCATGTGAAAAGTGTCTGAATCAGGTGACAAGATGATGTTATTTACTAAACAGATGGTAGTGAGACTTCTGGACCTTTTAGTCTCATAGGTGAGATGTGTCACTCAAGTgtccttcctcttcttttttgaGTTTTACAGGTGTAAGGGATTCTAAAGCTTCCTTAATGTAATGCAGGTCTTGTTAAGGTTAAATCAAATACAGGTATTAGTATATAAAATTGAAATAGGCAAGCATTGCAATTTTCAGATCTGTAAGAACAGGTGAATTTCTTATAAATGAATAGTGTGTATTGGGCTAGTGCTTGAATTAGGTCAAAAGAACCTTTTCATTTGGATGATTCAAAGGAATAGTCTTAAGAGTTCCTGTCAAGGTCCTTGGCTTTCATCCAGCCATATTTGTGCTGAATTTGGAACCTAACCTAGTCTTAATGCTTCTCTACTTAAGGTCACCATCCATGTCTTTGATTCATTCAGATTCAAagatttcccttttcctccacTGCGCACTCATTAATCCAAGGTGAAATGAGTCAAAATTCCTTCACCATCAGACCATTGCTTGCCACTTTTGCTGTGGAGTGACAGTGCAATGACCCTTACATGTGGCCAGATTTACTTTTTAATGGGCAATTAATGGTTGTTTTCATGCTTAGCCAGGCCTTTTAATTCATTCAGAGGTAAGATACTGTTCCTTGTGAGTTCTGAATCTTCAGACCAAAGGGCTGTTGTCTGTGTTTGTTCATTACATTTAGGTATGATACTGTATGTTAACACAATCTTTGTCTGGCTGTGTAACAGATGAATGCATGGGGCTTGTCTAGAGGTGAATGAGATGGCAACCAGTGAGATTAAGAGAAATTGGTGTTTTCTATCACCCCTGCTCATGTCCTCTGAGTTGTCTGTGTGGCATTATGGCAAAATTGGAAATAGTTTGATAGAGAACAACAGTCGGATATCTGGGGTTGTCTGTGGCCATTGCGCTCCTAATTCTCATGGTAAAGCATGGTCTGAGTTTAGCCAAATGTTTCCTCTGACTAGGCTTACGAAACAATGATGCCTTCAACCATTGCCTAGATTTAGTTTCCAGTTTTTAGCTAGGTGGTGGACTTTTGAGGTAGAAGAGTTGCCTTGGTTTGGCAAGTGACTAGGGTTATATTTGGGAATAGACCATTTTTCCatctaattatttttatttctttggtgGTTTGTCAAACGAAGGATAGCAGGAATGAAATTTTATGTTTCCAGCCTCCAccctcctattttttttttcatagattGTATCAGAATCTGGTTGAAGTTCTGAGCAGAGTTCCATCTTTCCCTTTTCTGATAGTAATTTATGTTTCTAGGACTTCAATTCTGTTTGCATTACTAATTTACTTGATAGTTGTAGCCATGGGTTTTATGGTCCTTGTGTTTGTATGTTATTCTAGAGTGGGAGTGCTATTTTTAAGCTTGACTTCAAGTGGATTTAGAGAAGCTCCTGGGACTTCTGTCTGCATTTAATTAGTTAGTTAGTTATTGTTGCTCCTGGGGAGGCTAATGAGTGAGCATCTGGACCATGAGGCATGAGGAGCTCAGCCATTTGTCTCAATTCTTCTACAGAATGCCTGTTAATTTGTCAGGAGTATCTGTGGAAGGAGTGCATCTTTTTGAACGCAGGTCTTTTAAAACAGTTAGTTGCATGTATCACTTGTATGGCCCAGTTTTCTCATTtcagcttttttgtttttctgctgagTATGATAatcaaatacatatttataaagAAGGAATGGTATTTCCTGGGGGATTGAAAGGACGGCTGGTCATCTGTGTTGTAGTAGAATGAGGTTCTGAAATGAATCCTGTGTTTCTTGAGTTCTGGAGTACTCAGTTATCTTTTGGCATTTGTGCTTAAAGAGCTTTATGTTGATTTAGGATTGTGATGCTAAAAATCTTATATGACCTCTATGGCTTTGCAGGCATTGCCGTTTGCAACATCCCTTCCTCCTCAGTAGAGGAGACTGCTGACTCTACCCTCTGCCACATCTTGAACCTCTATCGCCGTGTTACTTGGCTACATCAGGCTCTGCGGGAAGGGAATCGAGCCTCAAGCGTAGAACAGATTCGAGAGGTAGCTGGAGGTGCTGTGCGTATCCGTGGGGAGACTTTGGGCATCATTGGACTCGGTAAGTGATGGGAATTGTTAGACTGAAAAGAGAACTGTGAACGTTTTTGGGAAGCTAAGAGTCACATACTGAGAAAAGTGATAATTCTACAACTGTTCTTTGTGAAACACACTGACTCCTAAGGAATGCTAGTGCCCTATTCTGGATATCTTCAAGATCTGGGTATATGTCAGGGGATTGGTTACTCTTTTTTTGATTCCAGATGGTTAGAAGAATTGGAACATTTATACAGCTCTTCTCAGTGACTGTTTCCCTCTGTGCTAAGTACTGTCTCAGTAGCAAAACTGCCTGAAAGGTGGCTACCAATTCCTTCTCCAAGTTCTTGTAGCCAGATTATTATCTCTGTCTCAGAGTCTAGATTTGGTTTGAAAACAGAACTGCTTCTTGACTACGTTCTGGCTATTGCATGGGGAGGAACTAGAATTAGTTACATAGGAGCAGCACTGAATAGCCTCCTCTGGATCCCTATGGCAATCCTAGGGGTttccagggctgcagtaccTTGGCCCCTGGTAGTAAACTTCAGTGTAGGCTCCCAGTCTACCCCAGTATCTTGTCTTTAAAGTTTGTTTTACCTTTCCTTGATGAttgtgggttttcttttgtGAAGGCCGAGTTGGACAGGCAGTGGCTCTGCGAGCCAAGTCCTTTGGCTTCAACGTGATTTTCTATGATCCCTATCTGCCGGATGGAGTGGAGCGATCCTTGGGTTTACAACGAGTAGGAACCCTGCAGGATCTACTAATGCACAGCGATTGCATCACATTGCACTGCAGCCTGAATGAACATAACCATCACCTCATCAATGACTTCACTATTAAACAGGTGCAGCAGGAGCTTGATTTCCCCCACAGAGCACTGTGGAAATGAATGCAAACCAaaactgctgctttcacagAGGCTGAGAGCGTGTGAATCCTGCTGCCTCTGTTGTGtgcctcctgctgcctttggaggCTGGGAGCGTGTGGATCTGGGTGCCTGTGCTTTGTGCTGTATAGAATTTTATGTTAAGAGAAGAACAGGATTGGCTCTTCTTGCAAAGTAGTTTCCTTTATAAAGAATATTTTAGGTGATTCCATAATTTCaaattatctttaaaataatttactgcACTGGTTAGAGATAGATGTGGCATGGCTGGGACTGTGTACATTGTTTTACACAGTGCTGCCAAAGCCTCTCTGCCCAAGCCCACTGCAAAGCCAGTCTCAGGCTAAGTGGTCTATGAATGTTTTCCAGTAGTATTATGAGAGACATTTGGACATTGTAGTCCAGTTTTGTGTAGCTGGATACTTGAGTCATGGttcctgtccttttttttttttttttttaatgtagtagGATGAATATGGAGTGCAGAACTTAGAGTTCCACTTTTGCCCTTGTTGTCttatggttttgtttgttgatTTTTAGAGCAAATTTCTCAAGCATTGCTTGCAGGCATTTCCCCTGTGGGAAGCTTTGCAGTGAAAGCACTCCTAGTTCCTCCAGACCTCATCTAGTCACTGCAGACTCCTGCTCATTTCCAGTAGATTTCCCAAGATTCACTTAGCTTCCATGAAAAGTCTCATTCTCAATGCATGtactatttttcttctttcagatgCGTCAGGGCTGCTTCTTAGTCAACACAGCCCGGGGAGGGCTGGTAGATGAGAAAGCCTTAGCACAAGCCTTGAAAGAGGGGAGAATCAGAGGAACAGCATTGGATGTGCATGAGTCTGAACCTTTCAGGTAATGTTGTACCTGCATGCCTGCTGCTGTCTGGTGGTTCACCTAAACTGGATGGTTCTTTTGGCGGtttggtgggtttgggttttttggggtttttgttgttatttgGCTTACAGATGGGGTTATcacttctggaaaaaaaccttCTTCTTCCCCCCAGTTTTGCTCAGGGGCCGTTAAAAGATGCACCCAATGTTATCTGCACCCCTCACACTGCTTGGTACAGTGAACAGGCTTCCATTGAATCCAGAGAAGATGCAGCTAAAGAGATCCGTAGAGCTATTACAGGTAATGAAGATTTGCAGCTGCTGCTAAATTTTGTTAGTTCACTGCAAGGATTATGCTGATTGCTCTGAAAACTTAGACTCATTAAGTGGTTTATGGGACTGGCGTGTAAGTTGATAATTGTATCTTTGGCTTCTGAGAATTCTTGTACCTAGTGCCAGAGTGGCTCTTTCCCTGGGAAAGCCTTTTTACCCACATCTTCCAAATCCTTTGCAATAATTCCTTTGATAGTTTTACtgtatgtttttttccttgagtaGTACATGTTGTCTCTTGAAAAAAGTGAGGCTTGGCAGTTGCAGTTTGTGGCAATAATTTTTACCTGATCATAGAAGTGGGAGGAAAAGATCAGTTTCTTGCCATCTCCAGACACCAGATGATTAGAGGAGAGTCTCATGTATCCAGTGTGTCCTGTGGAAGTGGATGAAAAGATTTTGCGCTTTTCCTTTCTACTTTCCTTTGTAAATGCTGCAGGGAACAAGTCTCTCCTACCtgttttctgggggttttttgtcaTTCTTGATGCCTTTGCAGGTCATATACCTGATGCTTTGAGAAACTGTGTTAATAAGGAGTACTTGCTGTTAGCAGCTCAGTGGTCCAATATTGATCCTGCAACTGTCCACCCAGAACTCAATGGAGCTGCAGCTTACAGGTGAGATACATAGGTTATCCAAGCATATCTTCCTGCTGAAGTAGGCCAGGGCTTTTGAGAACTGCTTGTACCTGCAAACAGGTATGTCTCTGTTCCTATACACTCTATATATAGAGTTCTTTCTTGAAACTTAACAGCAGCACTTCTAAAGGTGTACGAGTATTTAACACGTACTTGGTCATATTGAGTTCCAGCTGCATATTGGTCAGTATTTCCAAATCCTTGGAAGACATGCCCAAGAGATACCTTAATATAAGAAAGCCTGCTGAATGTCCTAAAAAAGGTCTGCAGCTCTACATTAGAAGTTGTGCATAGCATTAGGGCTATATAAAAACAAAGCACAGTTCTTACATGTAGCCCAGATACAGA is a window of Ammospiza caudacuta isolate bAmmCau1 chromosome 16, bAmmCau1.pri, whole genome shotgun sequence DNA encoding:
- the LOC131564591 gene encoding C-terminal-binding protein 2 — protein: MDRHKVKRQRLDRICEGIRPPIVNGPMPARPLVALLDGRDCTVEMPILKDVATVAFCDAQSTQEIHEKVLNEAVGALMYHTITLSRQDLEKFKALRVIVRIGSGYDNVDIKSAAELGIAVCNIPSSSVEETADSTLCHILNLYRRVTWLHQALREGNRASSVEQIREVAGGAVRIRGETLGIIGLGRVGQAVALRAKSFGFNVIFYDPYLPDGVERSLGLQRVGTLQDLLMHSDCITLHCSLNEHNHHLINDFTIKQMRQGCFLVNTARGGLVDEKALAQALKEGRIRGTALDVHESEPFSFAQGPLKDAPNVICTPHTAWYSEQASIESREDAAKEIRRAITGHIPDALRNCVNKEYLLLAAQWSNIDPATVHPELNGAAAYRFPPGVVGVANPGLPEPPVVEGIVAHGIPPVSHSAPRTPSPGETSKLDADREIPADQ